The following proteins come from a genomic window of Bacteroidota bacterium:
- a CDS encoding PKD domain-containing protein encodes MKKLFLISTAVLGLTVAHHQTIAQNVPAILTCTNNPTAQFTAVPACLGNAVTLVDGSIAPNGDPITMWNWSMPGGIPPSDTSQNTSTTYFSAGSHVVTLTVTTQLGCTSSVSLPVQVYNNPVANFSGSGSGCAPLCVMNYTDFSTSTDGNLASWLWNFSGGSPSVSTAQNPGIICYATPGTYGTSLIVTSQYGCKDSISITPIVNVYSWPSASFTYTISANTVTCTNTSSGGVTNWSWSFGDGTPIDTNATPVHTYSFGNTYNICLGVQNQYGCVDTICQTITITSVNENHLENKIAVYPNPFSTQTVLKTDNPFHNATLTVDNCFGQIVAQIKNISGQTVTFSRDNLPSGLYFIRLTEENGYPSLRDKTIAAGKLVITDER; translated from the coding sequence ATGAAAAAACTTTTTCTCATCTCGACAGCAGTTCTCGGATTGACCGTTGCGCACCATCAGACAATTGCGCAAAATGTTCCTGCAATATTAACTTGCACCAATAACCCTACTGCTCAATTTACCGCTGTCCCTGCTTGTTTAGGAAATGCTGTTACATTGGTGGACGGCTCTATTGCTCCGAATGGTGACCCTATCACAATGTGGAATTGGTCAATGCCAGGAGGCATTCCTCCATCAGACACATCTCAAAATACTTCTACAACTTACTTCTCAGCGGGTTCACATGTAGTCACTCTCACTGTCACAACACAACTTGGATGTACATCTTCTGTTTCATTACCAGTTCAAGTTTACAATAATCCTGTTGCAAATTTCTCAGGAAGCGGCAGCGGTTGTGCTCCGCTATGCGTAATGAACTACACCGACTTCTCTACTTCTACAGATGGGAATTTAGCCAGTTGGCTGTGGAATTTTTCTGGTGGCTCACCATCAGTATCCACTGCTCAAAATCCTGGTATTATTTGCTACGCCACACCCGGCACTTATGGAACCTCTTTGATAGTTACTTCTCAATATGGCTGCAAGGATTCCATTTCTATTACTCCTATTGTAAATGTTTATTCATGGCCATCGGCAAGTTTTACATATACAATTTCTGCTAACACAGTTACTTGCACTAATACTTCTTCAGGCGGTGTTACAAATTGGTCATGGAGTTTTGGCGATGGAACTCCAATTGACACGAATGCTACTCCTGTTCATACCTATTCTTTTGGCAATACATATAATATTTGCCTCGGTGTGCAAAACCAATATGGGTGCGTGGATACAATTTGCCAAACAATTACAATTACATCGGTAAATGAGAATCATTTAGAAAACAAGATTGCTGTTTACCCAAATCCCTTTTCCACACAGACAGTTTTGAAGACAGACAATCCATTTCATAACGCAACTCTCACGGTGGACAACTGTTTCGGGCAGATAGTTGCACAAATAAAAAATATCAGCGGGCAGACAGTTACTTTCTCCCGTGACAATCTACCAAGCGGACTGTATTTCATTCGGCTGACAGAAGAAAATGGGTATCCATCCCTTCGGGATAAAACCATCGCTGCAGGCAAATTAGTAATCACCGATGAGCGCTAA